The sequence GCGTCCGCCACGTCGTCGCGCTACGTGGAGGCCTACGAGCGCATCACGGGACGGTCGTTCGCCGACTGGCCCGGGGTGGGCGGCTGATCCGAGTAGGAGGACGGGAGGAGGGCCATGCGGTTCGACGTGATGGTGGACGTGAGGCTGAGGGGTGGCATCGCCGATCCGGCCGGTGCCACGATCGAGCGGGCGCTGCCCGCTCTGGGCTATGAGGGGGTAACCGAAGTCAGTGTGGGCAAGACGGTTCGCTTCACCATCGAGGCGGCCGATGCCGTCGAGGCGACCACCCGGGCCGAGGACCTCTGCTCCTCTTTCCTAACCAACCCGGTGATCGAGGATGCTTCGGTGATTGTTGAGGCCGCCGGCTGATGGCCACCACGGTGGGTGTCGTGATCTTCCCCGGCACCAACTGCGAGATGGATGCCGTGTCATCCGTGGAGCGGTTGGGGGGCACTGGCCGCCTGCTGTGGCATGCCGACGAGTATCTGGGCGACGTGGACGCGGTGATTGTTCCGGGCGGGTTCGCCCACGGCGATTACCTTCGCCCGGGGGCCATTGCCCGGTTCTCACCCGTGATGGGTGCCGTGGCCCGGTTCGCCGCCGACGGAGGTCCGGTGGTCGGCATCTGCAACGGTTTCCAGGTTCTCACCGAGTCGGGGCTGCTTCCCGGCGCCCTCCAGAAGAACGCGGGCCTGAAGTTCCTGTGCCAGCCGACGACGTTGCGGGTTGAGACCACCGGGTCGGTCCT comes from Acidimicrobiales bacterium and encodes:
- the purS gene encoding phosphoribosylformylglycinamidine synthase subunit PurS, which codes for MRFDVMVDVRLRGGIADPAGATIERALPALGYEGVTEVSVGKTVRFTIEAADAVEATTRAEDLCSSFLTNPVIEDASVIVEAAG
- the purQ gene encoding phosphoribosylformylglycinamidine synthase subunit PurQ yields the protein MATTVGVVIFPGTNCEMDAVSSVERLGGTGRLLWHADEYLGDVDAVIVPGGFAHGDYLRPGAIARFSPVMGAVARFAADGGPVVGICNGFQVLTESGLLPGALQKNAGLKFLCQPTTLRVETTGSVLTRRAEVGDELSVPINHFEGNYTCDAETLARLRDEDRVVLRYLDNPNGSLDDIAGVCNEGRNVVGLMPHPERACDDLLGSADGAVLLGSLLDAVRVSRPW